The DNA window GTGCCGGACGAGGGCGACACCCCGGTGCACCGGCAACGCGACCCACGTCCGCCCGTCGTCGAACGAGGCCGAGACGCCGAGCGTCCGGTTGGCCGCGGCCGTGGAGCCGGCCAGCCGGTCCAGCGCCACGGGCAGGGCCATGGTCGTGCCGGCCCGGGCCGTGTTCGTGTCGTCGAGGGCGGGCATCGGCCGGGCTGTCGTGAGGGGCAGCCGCTCCGGCTTGACGGTGTGGGCCGAGGTGAAGGTCCACGCCACGGAGACCGACGTCGACAGGGTGTCCGGCGCGCCGCGGGTGACCGTCGCCTCCAGGCGGTAGGTGGCCTTGCCGGGGGGCACCGGGAAGTCCGCGTACAGGCCGTCCGCGGTGGCGATCTCCGTCCCGTCGCGGGACAGCCGGAGGTGGACCGCCAGGTCGTCGCGGCTGGCGGGGCGGCCGGTCGCGTCGCCGAACAGGGGCGGCGACGCGACCGAGATGGTGTCGCCGTCGCGGCCGGCGTACGCCAGCGGCGCCAAGGCCGGGGCGCGGCCCACCGTGGGCCCGAAGGGGGCGGCGTTCCAGGTCTGGGTGTACGTCCTGCCCGCCGCGAAGGTGGACTCCTGCGTGGTGAGGTTGTCGCCCTCGACGAACGTGGACGTCCAGACGATGCCGCCGTCGGTGTTGTAGTACTCGGTGGCGTGGAAGGGCAGGTCGAACGACGTGTTCGAACCGATTGGCCCGGCGCCGCCGGGGGACGCCGCGCGGTGGAACCGGACGGCGGTCGCCGTGCTGGACTGGCTCCGGTAGGTCGCCTGCACGGTGGCGAGGTCCTTCGGCGACAGCTTCCGGGCGAGGCCGGTGAACATGTCGCCCTGGCGGACGTACGCGAGGTCGTACGTGTAGGGGCTGTTCCGGAAGCTGCGGTCGGGGCCGGGGCGGGCGAGCCCGACGCCCAGCGTCGCGGTGAACTCGGGGGCCGCGACGGCGGGGCCGATCCGGCCGAAGAAGACCTCCCCGAACGACACCCCGCTGAGCTGGACCCCCGGGTAGCGCAAGCCGTCGTCCCAGTTCGCGCTCACGTTGATCGAGAGCGGTGCGGCGTCCGGCTGCGGCACGGTCAGCGAGACCGGCCGCGCCGTGCGGGCGTCGAGCGCCTCGGTGACCGGGCCGCGCACGTCGAGGACCGGCTGGACGAGCAGGGTCGACGCATCGCCCTCGTGGATGGTGCTGTACAGCGCGTACCGGCCCTTGGGCAGCCGCAGGACACCGCCGCCCGGTTGCCCGTCCAGGCTGCTGAACTCGCCCGTGGCCAGGTTGGCCGCCACGGTGGTGTACTCGGTGGCCGGTCGGCCGTCGCGCCCGGTCTGGTCGAGCCGGACGTCGTAGCTCTCGATCTCCCGGTTGAGCGCGAACGGCGTGCGTACCCGCAGGTCCCCGGCGCCGGTGGCGAGCAGCGCGCCCTGGTAGACGCCGTCCGCGGCGTCCACCCGGGTGTCCACGGCGATCGTCGCCTCGGCGCGGCCGCCGGCCGGCACCACCAGGGTTGCCGGGCTGACGGTGACCATCCCGGCCGGCGCCGAGGCGATGCTCAGCGCCAGGGTGACCGGCGCGGTGCCCGTGTTGCGGTAGCCGACGACCTGCGTGAACGGGGTGTCGTCGGCGTGGGGCCAGCGCTGGACCGGGAAGTCGATGGCGCCGACCTCCGCGGCGACGGGCTGGGCGACCGCACGGCCGATGTCCACCCGGCCGACGCCCACCTCGTAGAGGGTGTTCTCGGCGGCCGGCTGGGCCGAGTCCATGAGGGCGGCCTTGAGCTGCGGTCCGGACCAGTCGGGATGCTGTCCGGCGAGGATCGCGGCGGAACCGGCCACGTGCGGAGTCGCCATCGAGGTGCCCGACATGGAGGCGTAGTCACCGCCGGGGGCTGCCGCCACGATGTCCACGCCCGGCGCGCTGATCTCCGGCTTGATGTGGTTGTCGCCGATGCGGGGACCCTTGCTGGAGAAGTACGCCCGCTGGTCGTCGGCGTCGACGGCGGCGACCGCGAGGGCGTCGTCCGCGGTGGCCGGCGAGGAGACCGACTTCGGCTTCCCCTCATTGCCGGCGGCGACCACGAAGAGCGTGCCGTACCGGGTACTCAGGTCCTGGACCGCGGTCTCCAGCGGGTCGAGACCGGGTGTGTCGGTGCCGCCCACGCTCAGGTTGACGACCCGGGCCTTGGGCGCGGCCCACTGCATGGCCGTGATGATGTCCGAATCCTGGCAGTCGTAGGTGGCGCAGACCTTGCCGACGAGCAGCTTCGCGCCCGGGGCCACGCCGCGGGACCTGCCGCCGGAGGCGGCTCCGCTGCCGACGATGGTCGAGGCCACGTGGGTGCCGTGACCCACGTTGTCGGCGGGATCGTTGCCGCCGGTGAAGTCCCGGACCTCCGCGAGGTGTCCGGCGAAGTCGGGGTGGCTGGCGTCGATTCCGGTGTCCAGGACCCCGACGGTGACGCCGGTGCCGTCGAAGCCGGCCTGCCAGGCCGCGGGCGCACCGATGTGCGGCACGCTGTGCTCCAGGGACACCCGGCGCTTGCCGTCCAGCCAGACGTGGGTCACCCCGGCGGCGAGCGTCCGTTCCGACGGCGTGCCGCGGGTGAGTGACGACCAGAGCGTGACCCGGTCGTCGATGTCCGCACGCACGGCGAGCGCGTGGGCGGCGGGCAGGTCGGCCCGCACCCGCCCGGCACCCGCGACGGCGGCGGACCGCGCCTGCGCCGCGGCGTTCTCCGGGTACGCGACCAGCAGCGGCAGTTCCGGCGTCCGGTCGTCGTAGCCGAACTCGCCGAGCGTGGTGAGGTCGAACAGCCGCCGGTCGAGTCGACCGTCGTGCAGCAGCGGCACCGCGTCCACCGGGATGACGTACTGGTGGCCCCCTTCCCGGGTGCTCACGAACCGCATGCCCGTCCGCCCCGGCGCCCGCTGGATGTCGGGGCGGCCGTCCGCGCCCAGCGACACCCGGTCCCCGGTGATCAGGGTGAAGGAGCCGGCCGTGCCCGAGGCCGTGGGCGCGGGCCGCTCCTGCGCGTCCGCGGAGGGGGCCGTCAGGCCCGCCACCGCCAGCGCGGTCGCGAGCACCCCGGCTGTCAGGGCCCGTCGTTGCCGTCGTCGCACATCGTCCTCTCCGCCACGGGCCTCTCCCGGGACGGCACGATGACGCCTGGTCGGGCCGACGGGTTGATCAGCTGGGCTGTGACTGTGGTCACAATCTCGGCCCGTGCGGCGCAACCCGGCAACGCTCCCCTGTTGCATGCCGCGGGTGACCACGGTACGAGGCTCGGGCGCAGGCCAGATGGGTGATGCCGAAGAGTTCGACGCCCTCTACGCGGCCTGCGCGGGACGGATCGTCGGTCACGTCTACATGCTGACCGGCAACCGCGGGGAGGCGGAGGACGCCGTCGCCGAGGCCTTCATGCGGGCCTGGCAGCGCTGGCGGACCGTGCGGGAGGCGGACAGCCCGGAGGCCTGGGTCCGCCGGGTCGCCTCCCGGATCGCGGTGAGCAGCTGGCGCAAGACCTTCAACCGCGTCCGCGCGCACCGCCGGGCCGCGGTCGAGCAGATCGTGCCCGGACTGAACGAGGACCACGTCGCCCTGCTGCAGGCGCTGCGGCGGCTGAGCGCCAACCAGCGCCGCGCCCTGGTGCTCTACCACCTGAACGATCTCAGCGT is part of the Micromonospora halotolerans genome and encodes:
- a CDS encoding S8 family peptidase → MRRRQRRALTAGVLATALAVAGLTAPSADAQERPAPTASGTAGSFTLITGDRVSLGADGRPDIQRAPGRTGMRFVSTREGGHQYVIPVDAVPLLHDGRLDRRLFDLTTLGEFGYDDRTPELPLLVAYPENAAAQARSAAVAGAGRVRADLPAAHALAVRADIDDRVTLWSSLTRGTPSERTLAAGVTHVWLDGKRRVSLEHSVPHIGAPAAWQAGFDGTGVTVGVLDTGIDASHPDFAGHLAEVRDFTGGNDPADNVGHGTHVASTIVGSGAASGGRSRGVAPGAKLLVGKVCATYDCQDSDIITAMQWAAPKARVVNLSVGGTDTPGLDPLETAVQDLSTRYGTLFVVAAGNEGKPKSVSSPATADDALAVAAVDADDQRAYFSSKGPRIGDNHIKPEISAPGVDIVAAAPGGDYASMSGTSMATPHVAGSAAILAGQHPDWSGPQLKAALMDSAQPAAENTLYEVGVGRVDIGRAVAQPVAAEVGAIDFPVQRWPHADDTPFTQVVGYRNTGTAPVTLALSIASAPAGMVTVSPATLVVPAGGRAEATIAVDTRVDAADGVYQGALLATGAGDLRVRTPFALNREIESYDVRLDQTGRDGRPATEYTTVAANLATGEFSSLDGQPGGGVLRLPKGRYALYSTIHEGDASTLLVQPVLDVRGPVTEALDARTARPVSLTVPQPDAAPLSINVSANWDDGLRYPGVQLSGVSFGEVFFGRIGPAVAAPEFTATLGVGLARPGPDRSFRNSPYTYDLAYVRQGDMFTGLARKLSPKDLATVQATYRSQSSTATAVRFHRAASPGGAGPIGSNTSFDLPFHATEYYNTDGGIVWTSTFVEGDNLTTQESTFAAGRTYTQTWNAAPFGPTVGRAPALAPLAYAGRDGDTISVASPPLFGDATGRPASRDDLAVHLRLSRDGTEIATADGLYADFPVPPGKATYRLEATVTRGAPDTLSTSVSVAWTFTSAHTVKPERLPLTTARPMPALDDTNTARAGTTMALPVALDRLAGSTAAANRTLGVSASFDDGRTWVALPVHRGVALVRHPRRPGFVSLRLTATDTAGNTVTQTIQRAYRIA
- a CDS encoding SigE family RNA polymerase sigma factor; this encodes MGDAEEFDALYAACAGRIVGHVYMLTGNRGEAEDAVAEAFMRAWQRWRTVREADSPEAWVRRVASRIAVSSWRKTFNRVRAHRRAAVEQIVPGLNEDHVALLQALRRLSANQRRALVLYHLNDLSVAEVAAEMRAPVGTVKTYLARGRRAMAELLTETHPEETHHG